One genomic window of Bacteroidetes Order II. bacterium includes the following:
- a CDS encoding SLBB domain-containing protein, whose amino-acid sequence MFIFRMPFLFSLRAIFPFLLIFGFVSAALGQTPSTTPPTTLDQLLKTQTPSERSSSVVARYFYPVNPDLPLEGPVDENEYICGPNDLFTVSIGGPAPQQQVISVSSDGNLLIPGIDPIRVTGKTLYAIKREAEGLLRKIVGNHPIELALSQPRSFLIPVIGGTPAPGMQVISPVLATTRVASVVSKAILGENELQKKLNYGFRPSIRTIEVRRKNGTILYPDLARFFATGDFKYNPVLQEGDMVFVPSFDFVNEVINVQGYVPYPGTYPVRPDDTLLDLLTIASGANGLGKLEEVRLTRFGENSVAEHQMIRVPDLLARKVANPKLKARDLIFVPHRFRDNGSVYVEGEVTYPGPYPMSTERTTLRDLIKNAGGLREGAFPKSAFIERSKNTFEVNSPFLIPNYMNPLTKENIALAGERGRLADLDYAGRVFLERELLLNHSRLAINLEQALSPDAPDVYLHDGDRLFIARDQRKVLVIGEVVNRGLVDWQPGQGIDAYIAAAGGKGTTATFAYVIKAGSGQLLDGYKATIESGDIVFINRKDSIVDAPDLQALQFQRKSAQLQRIGTLVSTVTAAVSIVATIIALTSK is encoded by the coding sequence ATGTTCATATTTAGAATGCCCTTTCTCTTCTCTCTCCGAGCGATCTTTCCATTTTTGTTGATCTTTGGCTTCGTTTCTGCCGCTTTAGGCCAAACACCGTCAACCACGCCGCCCACAACGCTTGATCAACTACTCAAAACCCAAACCCCGTCCGAAAGGAGTAGTTCTGTTGTTGCACGATATTTTTATCCCGTTAATCCAGACTTACCGCTCGAAGGGCCAGTGGATGAAAATGAGTATATTTGTGGCCCCAACGACCTTTTTACGGTTTCTATTGGCGGCCCCGCGCCACAGCAACAAGTGATCTCTGTTTCTTCAGATGGCAATCTTCTTATTCCGGGTATTGACCCTATCCGTGTTACGGGAAAAACTTTGTATGCAATTAAGCGTGAAGCCGAAGGATTGCTTAGAAAAATCGTTGGTAATCATCCCATAGAATTGGCACTCAGCCAGCCACGGAGCTTTTTAATTCCTGTGATTGGTGGAACGCCCGCTCCCGGAATGCAAGTGATTTCGCCCGTCTTGGCCACCACACGTGTGGCCTCGGTGGTGTCAAAAGCGATTCTGGGAGAAAATGAATTGCAAAAAAAGCTGAATTATGGCTTTAGACCCTCCATTCGCACCATCGAAGTCCGGCGAAAAAATGGCACCATTTTGTATCCAGACTTGGCGCGCTTTTTTGCAACGGGCGATTTTAAATACAATCCCGTACTTCAGGAAGGGGACATGGTCTTTGTTCCTTCTTTTGATTTTGTGAATGAAGTCATTAATGTACAAGGATATGTACCCTATCCTGGAACATATCCCGTAAGACCTGATGATACACTCTTAGATTTACTCACGATTGCAAGTGGAGCCAATGGCCTTGGGAAATTAGAAGAAGTACGACTGACTCGCTTTGGTGAAAATAGCGTAGCCGAGCATCAAATGATTCGTGTGCCGGATTTGTTGGCGCGGAAGGTCGCCAATCCAAAACTGAAAGCACGCGACCTCATTTTTGTACCTCATCGTTTTCGTGATAATGGTTCGGTTTATGTGGAGGGCGAGGTGACATATCCGGGGCCTTACCCCATGTCCACAGAAAGAACCACCTTGCGCGATTTGATTAAGAATGCGGGCGGGCTACGAGAAGGCGCTTTTCCAAAGTCGGCGTTTATTGAACGAAGCAAAAATACATTTGAGGTAAATTCGCCGTTTCTCATTCCGAATTACATGAATCCCCTCACAAAAGAAAACATCGCTTTGGCCGGAGAACGAGGACGGTTGGCGGATTTAGACTATGCAGGACGTGTGTTTTTGGAACGTGAACTCTTGCTCAACCATTCGCGTCTTGCCATCAACTTAGAACAAGCCCTAAGTCCGGATGCGCCAGATGTGTATCTCCATGATGGCGACCGATTGTTCATTGCGCGAGACCAACGAAAGGTATTGGTGATTGGGGAAGTGGTCAATCGGGGCTTGGTGGACTGGCAGCCCGGTCAAGGGATAGATGCCTATATCGCAGCAGCCGGTGGGAAAGGAACCACTGCTACTTTTGCTTATGTCATTAAGGCGGGAAGTGGCCAATTATTGGATGGTTATAAAGCAACCATCGAGTCTGGAGATATTGTATTTATAAATCGGAAAGACAGTATTGTAGATGCACCCGATTTGCAAGCACTTCAATTTCAGCGAAAATCAGCACAATTACAACGAATTGGGACGTTGGTCTCTACGGTAACAGCAGCTGTTTCTATCGTAGCCACCATCATTGCCTTAACCAGTAAATAA
- a CDS encoding lipopolysaccharide biosynthesis protein translates to MTNTTPQDNRFWQTLAVLYLWRWFITGITVLVAIIAVIIALFLPNVFTSSTSLLLPPSSGAGGLAQALTGRGLSSVASSLLGGAGGDYTRYMGILGSRRVLEAVVQKYGLIKSYEIDYPEPGRNLEEAIKAFQDNLKIEVDEKLEYLVVSVTDEDPKKAAEMANFMVAELNRISSEMFSANARNYRMYMERRYNKATLALDSLQNELEAFQSRNGVIELPSQIEAFYTNMAQYRMEVAKAEIATEALAGQLGPENPQVIAAQQMYERSKQQLNDFMNGNDKMMQVSFDQLPGVGREYAKLYQGILAQGKILEALTPLYEQANFDEKRTIIAVQTLDKAVPAAKKSWPPRAIIVVISAFSALMLCIFFVLAWDYLSRHKNTISTKLAEAVQQIRSTSSQQEA, encoded by the coding sequence ATGACTAACACAACTCCGCAAGACAATCGGTTTTGGCAGACTTTGGCCGTGTTGTATTTATGGCGATGGTTTATCACGGGAATCACGGTATTGGTTGCTATCATAGCAGTTATTATTGCCTTATTTCTACCCAATGTCTTTACTTCCTCTACTTCTTTATTACTCCCACCATCATCTGGGGCTGGTGGTTTGGCACAAGCCCTTACCGGACGCGGTCTGAGTTCAGTGGCATCCTCCTTATTGGGCGGGGCTGGTGGAGATTATACGCGGTATATGGGGATTCTGGGCAGCCGGCGGGTCTTGGAAGCCGTGGTACAAAAGTATGGACTCATCAAGAGTTATGAAATAGATTATCCAGAGCCGGGTCGGAACTTAGAGGAAGCCATTAAGGCTTTCCAAGATAACCTGAAAATTGAAGTGGACGAGAAGTTGGAGTATCTGGTGGTATCCGTGACGGATGAAGACCCCAAAAAAGCGGCAGAGATGGCCAATTTTATGGTCGCGGAACTCAATCGGATTAGTTCGGAAATGTTTTCGGCGAATGCCCGAAATTACCGAATGTACATGGAAAGGCGGTACAACAAAGCCACACTGGCACTTGATTCGCTGCAAAATGAACTGGAAGCCTTTCAATCGCGCAATGGAGTCATTGAATTGCCAAGTCAAATAGAAGCTTTTTACACCAATATGGCGCAATATCGGATGGAAGTGGCGAAGGCCGAGATTGCTACAGAAGCGCTGGCCGGCCAGTTGGGGCCGGAAAATCCGCAAGTGATTGCCGCACAACAAATGTATGAACGCTCCAAACAGCAATTGAACGATTTTATGAATGGCAACGATAAAATGATGCAGGTCTCGTTCGATCAATTACCGGGTGTTGGGCGCGAATATGCAAAATTGTATCAAGGTATTCTGGCACAAGGAAAAATTTTGGAAGCCCTTACGCCACTTTATGAACAAGCCAATTTCGACGAAAAACGCACCATTATTGCGGTTCAGACCTTGGATAAAGCGGTCCCTGCCGCTAAAAAATCATGGCCCCCACGCGCTATTATTGTCGTTATATCTGCCTTTTCTGCTTTAATGCTGTGCATATTTTTCGTGCTTGCATGGGATTATTTATCCCGCCATAAAAATACTATTTCCACCAAATTGGCAGAGGCCGTCCAACAAATCCGTTCAACATCCTCACAGCAAGAGGCCTAA
- a CDS encoding O-antigen ligase family protein yields MQVTEALYGVYYLLSMTYWSLFHWLKKEKIIETPIDFVFTFFLIWIVVSIFQTLLFGGELKGYFSEMIALAFFFLYFPIKELCAKHEKGFEILIGVFLFQGFYAAVRNLINYREIIVNAQFAWQLERGRVVTNEQLLLISTLICLILFLFEVRSKWKIGYLSGFFLFLGSLILTQSRAYWVDFALGAFVLFFLLNWKQKTQLIGTASFALTVFIVLGIVLFGNIFYTILEGLLNRLLSLGTATTSDISLINRFMETNAVWEKIIQNPIIGYGTGVSYAVYDITFGFTQVDTFVHNGFYGIWYKFGIIGLGLLIYIWGKSIWNLFSVWLKTPFEKRNTIKNLSVLVVGLSLISLIPSGTTSNPFFLKDAIMTFALLFGGAAGIKQKMSG; encoded by the coding sequence TTGCAAGTTACAGAAGCCTTATACGGTGTTTATTATTTATTATCTATGACCTATTGGTCATTGTTTCATTGGTTAAAAAAAGAAAAAATCATTGAAACACCGATTGATTTTGTTTTTACCTTTTTTTTGATATGGATTGTTGTCTCGATTTTTCAAACATTACTTTTTGGTGGCGAGCTTAAAGGTTATTTTAGCGAGATGATCGCATTGGCATTTTTCTTTTTATATTTCCCAATTAAAGAATTATGCGCAAAACACGAAAAAGGCTTTGAGATACTGATAGGTGTATTTTTGTTTCAAGGATTTTATGCAGCAGTAAGAAACTTAATAAACTATCGAGAAATTATTGTTAATGCGCAATTTGCATGGCAATTAGAGAGGGGAAGGGTTGTTACAAATGAACAATTATTGCTTATTTCTACTTTAATTTGTTTAATCCTATTTTTATTTGAAGTCCGCTCGAAATGGAAAATAGGGTATTTAAGTGGTTTCTTTTTGTTTCTGGGTAGTTTGATTTTAACCCAAAGTAGGGCATACTGGGTGGATTTTGCACTCGGCGCTTTTGTCTTGTTTTTTCTTTTGAATTGGAAACAAAAAACACAATTAATCGGGACAGCCTCCTTTGCCCTTACAGTCTTTATTGTGTTAGGAATTGTCCTTTTTGGAAATATATTTTACACGATTTTAGAAGGTTTATTAAACAGATTGCTTAGTTTAGGAACCGCGACAACTTCCGATATTTCACTAATCAACCGATTTATGGAAACCAATGCTGTATGGGAAAAAATTATCCAGAACCCCATTATTGGTTATGGAACAGGGGTTTCTTATGCCGTTTATGACATTACTTTTGGTTTTACACAAGTAGATACTTTTGTTCATAATGGGTTTTATGGCATATGGTATAAATTTGGGATTATTGGATTGGGATTATTGATCTATATTTGGGGTAAGTCCATTTGGAATCTCTTCTCTGTATGGCTCAAAACGCCTTTTGAAAAACGGAATACCATTAAAAACTTATCTGTTTTGGTGGTCGGCCTCTCCCTCATTTCTCTTATCCCTTCCGGGACCACCTCAAATCCATTTTTCTTAAAAGACGCAATCATGACTTTTGCCCTTCTATTTGGTGGAGCAGCCGGAATAAAACAAAAGATGAGTGGGTGA
- a CDS encoding oligosaccharide flippase family protein, translating into MGKEIKHAGFFQNLTALTLGNVLVRPIWVFFSIYMSAEYLGKEGFGVFNFAISLMTVMAEFADLGVTHYANRELVRRPEFGSALLTNVLVVKGVSTLLIVLVVWLGAFIGNQTLMVQFSLIWAGFYTTVFRHIEFLRSFFRAKRILHFESISMVVEKSLVVLLGIIFLLAFMTPDSALFGMSLGMFITFILILYGIHFYMSPIKRELFSTQLSRTVYQNSLPMGLMGIFIMAYRYMGILVLYFLYGESVVGVYSLPLRIVETLQLVPTILGATIFAYFTQVLHEGRITDFKKMLNKSLMSMLVVGFLAILMVWLGGYAIIKLFKPEFAAAEGLIKFLIWSFPITCINSILVLALMALDEQKFLARLIGGITLLSIGFNVWIIDRFVVHGAIFASMLIDLVLCIFLLHRTYDKISKNISLKE; encoded by the coding sequence ATGGGTAAAGAAATAAAACACGCTGGTTTTTTCCAGAACCTAACTGCTTTAACGCTGGGTAATGTATTGGTACGGCCTATTTGGGTGTTTTTTAGCATCTATATGTCCGCAGAGTATTTGGGAAAAGAAGGATTTGGTGTTTTTAATTTTGCTATTTCTTTAATGACCGTAATGGCGGAGTTCGCAGACCTTGGTGTTACCCATTATGCTAATCGTGAATTGGTACGCCGTCCTGAGTTTGGAAGCGCCTTATTAACAAACGTATTGGTCGTTAAAGGCGTTTCTACCCTACTAATTGTGCTGGTTGTTTGGCTTGGGGCATTTATTGGAAACCAAACATTAATGGTTCAATTTTCATTGATTTGGGCGGGTTTTTATACGACTGTATTTCGCCATATTGAATTTCTGAGATCGTTTTTTAGGGCAAAAAGAATACTTCACTTTGAGTCTATTTCTATGGTCGTAGAAAAAAGCTTGGTTGTCTTATTGGGTATTATATTTTTATTGGCCTTTATGACACCAGATTCAGCATTATTTGGCATGTCATTGGGAATGTTTATTACTTTTATATTGATTTTATATGGCATTCATTTTTATATGAGTCCAATAAAACGAGAATTGTTCAGTACACAACTTTCTCGTACAGTTTATCAAAATTCGCTCCCCATGGGACTAATGGGCATTTTTATCATGGCGTATCGGTATATGGGAATTTTGGTGCTTTATTTTTTATATGGGGAGTCGGTTGTTGGGGTGTATAGCCTTCCCTTACGTATTGTGGAGACCTTACAGTTGGTTCCTACCATTCTTGGAGCAACAATTTTTGCTTATTTTACCCAAGTTTTACACGAAGGCCGTATTACTGACTTTAAGAAGATGCTAAATAAATCATTGATGAGTATGTTGGTCGTGGGTTTTTTGGCAATTTTGATGGTTTGGTTGGGTGGATATGCGATTATTAAGTTATTCAAACCTGAATTTGCTGCGGCAGAAGGTTTAATAAAATTCTTGATTTGGTCATTTCCAATCACTTGTATAAATTCTATATTGGTCTTGGCCTTGATGGCATTGGACGAGCAAAAGTTTTTGGCGAGACTAATAGGAGGTATAACTTTACTCTCGATAGGGTTTAATGTTTGGATAATTGACCGTTTTGTAGTTCATGGTGCGATTTTTGCTTCTATGTTAATAGATCTCGTTCTTTGTATATTCCTTTTGCATAGGACATATGACAAAATTTCAAAAAATATTTCATTAAAAGAATGA
- a CDS encoding glycosyltransferase, whose product MNGKVAIFDPFSGGHHSEYLYYVIENWLSEYPGFHLDVVTTQVNLNQHPDLYEWQRIKIEGINFYVIPELSKESLIRKSFEQAKTLTQYINDNNPSHVLCMAFDWLQIPMTTRLRFGYTLKISGIYFRPTWHYIKWQKLNLKDYIRSIRQYIILQLALTNPHIDSLLCLDPFCANILATKKKNCKIIYLPDPVEKNETDTSFKLHSKFDVQDGRMIFLHMGYLDARKGVVEFINAINLLPVDVLKKSFFLFAGKLSEDIVQNVNNMINALPQEAAVHITNSFIPYHTFQAYIEQSDVVVLTYQNHIGSSGLLLRAALAKKRVICQDFGLMGYLVKKHNLGEVVNSFVPAEIAKGIIKTIYTEKSKDYNADFVQEHTVQAFQKTIKDTLLG is encoded by the coding sequence ATGAATGGAAAGGTTGCCATATTTGATCCGTTTTCAGGAGGGCATCATAGTGAATATCTTTACTATGTCATTGAAAATTGGTTAAGTGAATATCCTGGGTTTCACTTAGATGTTGTTACTACTCAAGTAAATCTTAATCAACATCCAGATTTATACGAATGGCAAAGGATAAAAATAGAAGGTATTAATTTTTATGTAATACCCGAGTTGAGTAAAGAAAGCCTAATAAGGAAAAGTTTTGAGCAAGCAAAAACATTAACCCAATATATTAACGATAATAACCCAAGTCATGTTTTATGTATGGCTTTTGATTGGTTGCAAATTCCAATGACTACTCGCCTCCGTTTTGGTTACACATTGAAAATTTCTGGAATTTATTTTCGCCCGACATGGCATTATATTAAATGGCAAAAACTTAATTTAAAAGACTATATTCGCTCTATTAGACAGTATATTATTTTGCAATTAGCGTTAACAAATCCTCATATAGATTCATTGTTATGCTTAGATCCGTTTTGCGCAAATATCTTAGCGACTAAAAAAAAGAATTGTAAAATAATATACTTACCAGATCCGGTTGAAAAAAATGAGACCGATACTTCGTTTAAATTACATTCAAAATTTGATGTCCAAGATGGCCGTATGATTTTCTTACATATGGGGTATTTGGATGCAAGGAAAGGAGTTGTAGAATTTATTAATGCCATAAATCTTCTACCTGTTGATGTTTTGAAAAAGTCGTTTTTTTTGTTTGCGGGTAAACTATCAGAAGATATTGTGCAGAATGTAAATAATATGATAAACGCATTGCCGCAAGAAGCTGCAGTACATATTACGAATTCATTCATTCCCTATCATACGTTTCAAGCCTATATCGAACAATCGGATGTTGTAGTTCTTACTTATCAAAATCATATCGGGAGTAGTGGTTTATTATTAAGGGCAGCATTGGCGAAAAAAAGGGTTATCTGTCAAGATTTTGGTTTAATGGGATATTTAGTCAAGAAACACAATTTAGGAGAAGTGGTCAATTCCTTTGTGCCAGCAGAAATTGCTAAAGGTATAATAAAAACGATATATACTGAAAAAAGTAAAGACTATAATGCAGATTTTGTTCAAGAACATACGGTTCAAGCATTTCAAAAAACAATTAAAGACACGCTTTTAGGATAG
- a CDS encoding endonuclease yields the protein MMKKIAFIKLCFFLFPLAVFAQTNDLFISEYVEGTSNNKAIEIYNGTGTTIDLSAYVVETYATSASYSLQLTGTLANNATIVIANPGASFVNQAYVTVTSDITFYNGDDAIVLKKNGFVIDSFGQKGVDPGVNWSNNGVATSEQTLRRKATICTGDANPDDAFDPSLEWESYPQNTFDGLGSHTVSGCSGSGNPTCPVPTNVQVSNVTANSGLLSWLAVPEASGGYVVGFKANSTPTYTQQTTTATQVSWSSLSSGTLYQYQLQSDCGNGNRSAVVSGSFQTVTLGTKAVIRLRDPYGLYLSDQKMSHIFKEADGQITIPVEVVTAGTLAFTLTMTVNSGSATQGQDYTLGSLQVPSGTAGTLQFPISLSQDANDAEGVEYVNLSLNATEATIQTPNNFTLWIKDRAIPRVTLFAGQTGEALKLSVRDAFACLNDGISYSAARPLIYRYVEPVNQQICGFYDNYCISVPFGSDGNAAATGNGMNMEHIWPQSMGAGSDPMQSDMHHLRPTLSGVNSARSNYPFAELPDVVSTWYQGTSSQTAVPANPDMWSQRYNSAWEPRKAVRGDVSRAAFYFFTMYSAASTSFFASSQDAIIKWMEVDPVDELEFDRSLRVAAFQCYQPNPIILDPSVMGRVLNLATTREQEGVPGGAFELTDAFPNPASRLIQVAYRLHQPGRVQFELFDMLGRKVQETGVAFQSAGSFQQTVVTAALASGQYVLRATSGPQVMTRLVTVIN from the coding sequence ATGATGAAAAAAATTGCTTTTATAAAACTTTGTTTCTTTCTTTTTCCTCTTGCGGTATTTGCACAAACAAACGACCTCTTTATATCGGAATATGTAGAAGGAACCAGCAATAACAAGGCTATTGAGATCTATAACGGTACAGGAACTACCATAGATTTAAGTGCATATGTGGTTGAGACGTATGCGACTTCCGCGAGTTATAGCCTACAACTGACGGGTACACTGGCCAACAATGCCACCATTGTTATTGCTAATCCGGGGGCCAGTTTTGTGAATCAGGCCTATGTAACAGTCACGAGTGATATTACGTTTTATAATGGGGATGATGCCATTGTTTTGAAAAAGAACGGATTTGTCATTGATTCGTTTGGCCAAAAAGGGGTTGACCCCGGCGTAAATTGGAGCAATAATGGTGTTGCCACTTCCGAGCAAACCCTCCGACGTAAGGCGACCATCTGCACGGGCGATGCCAATCCGGATGATGCCTTTGATCCATCTTTGGAGTGGGAAAGCTATCCACAAAACACCTTCGATGGCCTAGGTAGTCATACGGTTTCCGGTTGTTCCGGTTCAGGCAATCCCACGTGTCCGGTTCCAACCAATGTTCAGGTTAGCAATGTCACGGCAAACAGTGGCCTTTTATCGTGGCTAGCCGTTCCGGAAGCCTCCGGAGGGTATGTTGTTGGTTTTAAAGCAAATAGCACCCCCACTTACACGCAACAAACCACCACGGCAACCCAGGTTTCTTGGTCTTCCTTGTCTTCGGGGACTTTATATCAATATCAACTCCAATCGGATTGCGGGAATGGGAATCGGTCTGCTGTGGTTTCGGGGTCTTTTCAAACGGTTACATTGGGTACCAAAGCGGTTATTCGGCTGCGCGATCCATATGGCTTATACCTGAGCGACCAAAAAATGAGCCATATATTTAAAGAGGCCGACGGCCAGATAACCATTCCGGTTGAAGTGGTGACAGCGGGAACTTTGGCATTTACCTTGACCATGACGGTTAATAGTGGTTCTGCCACACAAGGCCAAGACTATACGTTGGGTAGTTTGCAAGTACCTTCGGGAACTGCTGGAACCCTTCAATTTCCGATCTCGCTCTCCCAAGATGCGAATGATGCGGAAGGGGTGGAATATGTAAACCTTTCTTTGAATGCGACCGAAGCGACAATTCAAACCCCGAATAACTTTACCTTGTGGATCAAAGACCGAGCAATACCAAGGGTGACGCTTTTTGCCGGACAAACGGGGGAAGCCCTTAAACTTTCGGTACGAGATGCCTTTGCCTGTCTTAATGACGGCATTTCATACTCGGCTGCGCGGCCCCTGATTTATCGGTACGTCGAACCCGTAAATCAGCAAATATGTGGGTTCTATGATAATTATTGCATCAGCGTCCCGTTTGGATCGGATGGCAATGCGGCAGCAACGGGGAATGGCATGAATATGGAACATATTTGGCCACAAAGCATGGGAGCAGGAAGTGATCCAATGCAAAGTGACATGCACCATTTGCGTCCAACGTTGAGTGGCGTTAACTCGGCGCGGAGCAACTATCCATTTGCAGAATTACCGGATGTGGTTTCTACATGGTATCAGGGAACCAGTTCACAAACGGCAGTACCCGCAAATCCAGACATGTGGAGCCAACGGTACAATTCAGCATGGGAACCCCGAAAAGCGGTTCGTGGGGATGTTTCTCGTGCTGCCTTCTACTTTTTTACGATGTACTCGGCGGCTTCAACCAGTTTTTTTGCCAGCAGCCAAGATGCCATCATAAAGTGGATGGAGGTGGATCCTGTGGATGAGTTGGAGTTCGACCGTTCGCTGCGGGTTGCCGCTTTTCAGTGCTACCAACCGAACCCCATTATTTTAGACCCCAGTGTAATGGGTCGGGTTTTAAACCTGGCGACCACACGAGAACAAGAGGGTGTCCCCGGTGGTGCTTTTGAGTTGACGGATGCTTTTCCGAATCCGGCAAGCCGATTGATACAGGTGGCCTATCGGCTCCATCAGCCTGGTCGTGTACAATTTGAACTTTTTGATATGCTTGGCCGGAAGGTGCAGGAGACCGGTGTTGCTTTTCAGTCGGCAGGTTCTTTTCAGCAGACGGTGGTTACCGCTGCGCTTGCTTCGGGCCAGTATGTGCTTCGTGCAACCAGTGGCCCACAAGTCATGACCAGATTGGTGACGGTTATTAACTGA
- a CDS encoding FHA domain-containing protein, producing the protein MQRCTNGHYYDPTKHSTCPACGVDIDLGANFTRPNPAPFSPPTPPVALGDVGGTRKMGANPAVNPPSPAPPPIPSPSTPPMGGLQQAGRTIALYQGSKAGVEPVVGWLVCVAGPDRGRDYRIRAERNFIGRAKSQHICIESDEAISREKHAILTFNPKKRTFKIQPGDSAGLVYVNDEDVDGPLELKPSDEIEIGRSKLRFVPLCGADFMWEELDEAQAGFTG; encoded by the coding sequence ATGCAACGTTGTACAAACGGTCACTACTACGACCCAACCAAACACTCTACTTGCCCTGCATGTGGGGTGGATATTGATCTTGGTGCAAACTTTACGCGCCCTAATCCCGCGCCGTTTTCCCCACCCACTCCGCCAGTAGCCTTGGGGGATGTAGGAGGAACACGTAAAATGGGTGCAAATCCTGCTGTAAACCCGCCTTCCCCCGCGCCGCCGCCTATTCCATCTCCATCAACGCCGCCCATGGGTGGCCTGCAACAGGCGGGCCGCACGATTGCCTTATACCAGGGCAGCAAAGCAGGTGTCGAACCCGTGGTGGGGTGGTTGGTATGTGTGGCTGGCCCAGATCGAGGACGGGACTACCGCATTCGGGCAGAGCGGAACTTCATTGGAAGGGCCAAAAGCCAACACATCTGCATCGAGTCCGACGAAGCCATCTCGCGGGAAAAACACGCCATTCTGACGTTTAATCCTAAGAAGCGTACCTTTAAAATTCAGCCCGGAGACAGTGCTGGATTGGTGTATGTGAATGATGAAGATGTAGATGGGCCTTTAGAACTTAAGCCCTCCGACGAAATAGAGATTGGCCGTAGCAAATTGCGTTTTGTACCGCTTTGTGGGGCAGACTTTATGTGGGAGGAATTGGATGAAGCACAAGCTGGATTTACTGGATAG
- a CDS encoding FHA domain-containing protein: MRERRFTIGRGSSCDIVLADATVSRLHATLTLLEGGRLLLTDCHSANGTKVFVKGNPLKITHELVLPGDSVQFGDIVWEVNDMLKALWLKNPNFDPANYSHPQDVLRSGYDPTKLSGLLVMCKSCHYLKPKGETCPNCLTSEANTPNDG, from the coding sequence ATGCGAGAAAGACGATTCACCATTGGTCGGGGAAGTTCCTGTGATATTGTATTGGCCGATGCCACGGTTAGTCGGCTTCATGCCACACTTACGTTGTTGGAGGGCGGGCGTTTATTGCTCACCGACTGTCATAGCGCGAATGGAACCAAGGTTTTTGTAAAGGGTAATCCACTCAAAATTACCCATGAATTGGTCTTGCCGGGAGATTCGGTACAATTTGGCGATATCGTTTGGGAAGTCAATGACATGTTGAAAGCCCTTTGGTTAAAGAATCCCAATTTTGATCCTGCCAATTATAGCCATCCACAAGACGTTTTGCGTTCGGGATATGACCCTACCAAATTATCCGGCCTGTTGGTCATGTGTAAATCCTGTCATTACCTGAAACCGAAAGGTGAAACGTGTCCCAATTGCTTAACCTCAGAAGCGAATACCCCAAATGATGGTTGA